The following coding sequences lie in one Rutidosis leptorrhynchoides isolate AG116_Rl617_1_P2 chromosome 6, CSIRO_AGI_Rlap_v1, whole genome shotgun sequence genomic window:
- the LOC139855600 gene encoding protein SAMBA has translation MSNSSLTSSPARSSISTTAIIGANVMSSSLAADEVQFSTDLITIQDRKDEALRALKSDVMATLNKEVRMLDEVSWMLEGPRSRIHLISRPGGLLSQHAETMKHKLANLKSNQNCERQKS, from the exons ATGAGCAACAGTTCACTGACGTCATCACCGGCCAGATCGTCCATATCGACGACGGCGATTATAGGAGCAAACGTGATGTCATCGTCCCTAGCGGCCGATGAGGTCCAGTTTTCAACGGATCTTATCACTATCCAAGATCGGAAAGATGAGGCTCTTAGAG CCTTGAAATCTGATGTGATGGCTACACTTAACAAGGAAGTTAGAATGCTGGATGAAGTTAGTTGGATGCTTGAAGGACCTCGTTCTCGTATTCACCTTATATCACGACCAG GGGGTCTTTTAAGCCAGCATGCAGAAACAATGAAGCATAAATTGGCTAACCTGAAAAGCAATCAAAATTGCGAAAGACAGAAGAGCTGA
- the LOC139855601 gene encoding uncharacterized protein, translated as MGCVISNLSAKFAFFPPSPATYQIKKRDDGKLTAIYTSTSIPLTSATGSVDNGGGGCTVDVLSLQTRRGNKIVAFYLKNPYARLTLLYSHGNAADLGQLFDLFVQLKANLRVNLMGYDYSGYGASTGKPSELNTYADIEAVYECLETEYGVSQEDLILYGQSVGSGPTLHLASKLPRLRGVVLHSAILSGLRVVCHVNCRFCFDIYKNVNKIRKVKSPTLVIHGTEDDIVNWLHGNRLWKMSKDPYEPLWIKGGGHCNLELYPDYIRHLYKFIYDMETMTTKTRLMKIKQKLQLPKKSNPGKSTADCSCCCIKVRQPSCPECPKPSCPKCCGLPSCLECLRPSCSCGCSCLNWKGCCCWWSKPKCPDVKLPKCPSCFRSGCGCFTCLCKCVRWWCC; from the exons ATGGGTTGTGTAATTTCTAATCTCAGTGCCAAATTCGCCTTCTTTCCACCGTCTCCGGCGACTTATCAGATCAAGAAACGAGACGATGGTAAGTTAACAGCTATTTACACATCCACATCCATACCGCTGACGTCAGCAACCGGGAGCGTTGATAACGGTGGCGGTGGTTGTACGGTTGATGTGTTGTCACTACAAACTAGAAGAGGCAACAAGATTGTAGCTTTTTATCTTAAAAATCCATATGCAAGACTTACTCTATTATATTCGCATGGTAATGCTGCTGATTTGGGTCAACTGTTTGACTTATTTGTTCAACTCAAAGCAAATCTCAGAGTCAATCTTATGGG ATACGATTATTCAGGGTATGGAGCATCAACTGGGAAG CCAAGTGAGCTTAATACATACGCAGACATAGAGGCAGTATACGAGTGTCTTGAAACCGAGTATGGAGTCAGCCAGGAAGACTTGATTCTATATGGACAGTCGGTCGGAAGTGGGCCCACATTACACCTGGCTTCTAAATTACCGAGGTTAAGAGGTGTCGTTTTACACAGTGCCATTCTTTCTGGTCTTCGTGTCGTCTGCCATGTCAACTGCAGATTTTGCTTCGACATTTACAAG AATGTTAATAAAATTCGGAAGGTGAAAAGTCCCACACTCGTGATACAC GGTACAGAAGATGATATCGTAAATTGGCTACACGGAAATCGACTATGGAAGATGTCCAAGGACCCTTATGAACCGCTATGGATCAAAGGAGGTGGGCATTGCAACTTAGAATTGTACCCAGACTACATCCGACACCTTTACAAATTCATTTATGATATGGAAACCATGACCACAAAAACCCGACTTATGAAGATCAAACAGAAGCTTCAGTTACCCAAAAAGTCAAACCCTGGAAAGTCAACAGCTGACTGTTCTTGTTGTTGTATAAAAGTCAGGCAGCCAAGCTGCCCAGAATGTCCAAAACCCTCGTGCCCGAAATGTTGTGGCCTGCCAAGTTGTCTGGAATGTTTACGACCTAGCTGCAGTTGTGGCTGCAGTTGTTTGAACTGGAAAGGTTGCTGTTGCTGGTGGTCAAAACCGAAATGCCCAGATGTAAAGTTACCTAAATGCCCTTCTTGTTTCAGATCTGGATGTGGTTGCTTTACATGTTTATGCAAGTGTGTTCGGTGGTGGTGTTGTTAA